ATACGGGACCTTCAAGATGGAAGGCTCAGACTGGAGCTGGCGGATCCCCAGCGCACTGCAATGCTTCTTCTCGCTTGTCCAGGCAATCCTTGCTCTCGTCGCGCCGGAATCACCCCGTTGGCTCATCTACCAAGGCCGGAGTGAGGAGGCCCTTGCCATTCTGACAAAGTACCACGGCCACGGGGATGCTGACTCCCGCCTCGTGTGTTTTGAGATGGCCGAGATCACGGCGACGCTCGAAATGGAGAAGGTCCAGCGCCTGTCCCGCTGGACCGAGTGGCTCTCTACGCGGGGGAACCGCCATCGTCTCTTCCTGGCTTGCTATATCCCCGCCATGCTTCAGTGGTCCGGTAATGCACTGACATCGTACTACCTCGCCAAAGTGCTAGTGACTATTGACATTACCGATCCAAAGACgcagctcatcatcaacgCCTGTCTCTCTGTCTGGGGTTTCCTCACTGCCGCGGTGTTCGCGACAATGGTCGATCGCGCCGGACGACGATGCTTGTTCCTGTCCGGCATGGGGAGCATGGGCGTCGTGTACATAATCTGGACGATCTGCTCTGCACTGAACGAGAAACACAACTTCGAGGATAAAGGGTATGCCGGCGGCGTGCTGGCCatgatcttcgtcttcagcgcCGCATACCACATGTGCTCGCCTGTCGCGCCAACGTACATTATGGAGGTCGTACCTTTTTCGTTGAGGTCCAAGGCGGCTATGATGTACCAGCTGACGGGGAACCTTGCGGGCCTGTATAACAGTTTTGCGAATCCGGTTGCCATGGACGCGATCAGCTGGCGGTACTATATCGTTTGGTGTGTGGTCATCGGAGTCAACTTCACcctcatctttctgttcttccCCGAGACGAAGGGAAAGGGCCTTGAGGAGGTTGCAGAGATTTTTGACGGGCCGGACGCGCTTGCGGGCAAGAACGCCATGAGGGAGATGGGGTTGGATGTCAATGCCGACAaggttgttgctgttggggggggggggaaagCATGTTGAGCAGGCTTAGTTCTGAGACTGCGGGCTCAATGAGAGAAGGGCACTATCTAGTCAATATGTCAGGGCTGAATATTGCCAGCAATGTATCAGCAATGTACCTCCGAGGCTGTTTGACAACTACTGCCGCATCTAGGTATCTTATTTCTAGCTTGATTCTTACCAAGGATAAGGTGATTGTATGTTTATACATCTTGGTCCCGAGATATGAGAACTGGCATAATGTACTACACAGCTCCGAGATACGCGGCATGATGAAACGCGACATAACTACCTACGATTGGCCAGTTTGGGACCTCATATCGTAGGCTCTTCGTCACCGAAGTAAACACTCTGCTGGTCGCCGTCATTGCGGAGCAGTGGGATTGTTCGCG
This sequence is a window from Aspergillus nidulans FGSC A4 chromosome IV. Protein-coding genes within it:
- a CDS encoding uncharacterized protein (transcript_id=CADANIAT00000379), which codes for MTFGPTGGTLISVLISSQLRERFGRRYPICGGSIIIIVGGILQAAAVNYGMFVLSRFVVGFGLGIVATAAPPLLTEVAYPTHRGKLVSFYLVTWPLGSLIAAWVTYGTFKMEGSDWSWRIPSALQCFFSLVQAILALVAPESPRWLIYQGRSEEALAILTKYHGHGDADSRLVCFEMAEITATLEMEKVQRLSRWTEWLSTRGNRHRLFLACYIPAMLQWSGNALTSYYLAKVLVTIDITDPKTQLIINACLSVWGFLTAAVFATMVDRAGRRCLFLSGMGSMGVVYIIWTICSALNEKHNFEDKGYAGGVLAMIFVFSAAYHMCSPVAPTYIMEVVPFSLRSKAAMMYQLTGNLAGLYNSFANPVAMDAISWRYYIVWCVVIGVNFTLIFLFFPETKGKGLEEVAEIFDGPDALAGKNAMREMGLDVNADKDKVIFGTSYRRLFVTEVNTLLVAVIAEQWDCSRRLQGIL